A genomic stretch from Bradyrhizobium quebecense includes:
- the msrA gene encoding peptide-methionine (S)-S-oxide reductase MsrA yields the protein MLFMRKTTALPSAAEALPGRATPIPTATTHFVNGSKLTPPYPQGLEQAVFGLGCFWGAERKFWELGDGIYTTAVGYAGGHTPNPTYEEVCSGRTGHTEVVLVVFDPKKVSYEKLLKTFWENHNPTQGMRQGNDIGTQYRSAIYTFSDAQHKAADASQAMYQKALAAKGLGAITTEVAPAGEFYFAEDYHQQYLAKNPAGYCGLGGTGVSCPIGVGVTA from the coding sequence ATGTTGTTCATGCGCAAGACCACCGCGTTGCCAAGCGCCGCCGAGGCGCTGCCAGGCCGCGCGACGCCGATCCCGACCGCGACCACGCATTTCGTCAATGGCAGCAAATTGACGCCGCCCTATCCGCAAGGCCTCGAGCAGGCCGTGTTCGGGCTCGGCTGCTTCTGGGGCGCGGAACGGAAGTTCTGGGAACTCGGCGACGGTATCTACACCACGGCGGTCGGCTATGCCGGCGGCCACACGCCGAACCCGACCTATGAAGAGGTGTGCTCGGGACGCACCGGCCACACCGAGGTCGTGCTGGTCGTGTTCGACCCGAAGAAGGTCTCCTACGAGAAGCTGCTGAAGACATTCTGGGAGAACCACAACCCGACGCAGGGCATGCGCCAGGGCAACGACATCGGCACGCAGTATCGTTCCGCGATCTACACGTTCAGCGACGCGCAGCACAAAGCCGCCGATGCGTCGCAGGCGATGTATCAGAAGGCGCTCGCCGCCAAGGGCCTCGGCGCGATTACGACGGAAGTGGCACCGGCCGGCGAGTTCTACTTCGCGGAGGACTACCATCAGCAATACCTCGCCAAGAATCCGGCGGGTTATTGCGGGCTTGGCGGCACCGGCGTGTCCTGCCCGATCGGCGTCGGCGTTACCGCCTGA
- the rpsT gene encoding 30S ribosomal protein S20, whose translation MANTTSAKKATRKIARRTIVNKSRRTQMRGAVRTVEEAIKSGDREAALKAMSHAEPELMKAAQRNIIHKNHASRKVSRLTQSIAKLAK comes from the coding sequence ATGGCCAACACCACCTCCGCCAAGAAGGCGACCCGCAAGATTGCCCGCCGCACCATCGTCAACAAGTCGCGCCGCACGCAGATGCGTGGCGCGGTGCGCACCGTCGAGGAAGCAATCAAGAGCGGCGACCGCGAGGCGGCACTCAAGGCGATGAGCCACGCCGAGCCCGAACTGATGAAGGCAGCGCAGCGCAACATCATTCACAAGAACCATGCGAGCCGTAAGGTGTCGCGCCTCACGCAGAGCATCGCCAAGCTCGCCAAGTAA
- the dnaA gene encoding chromosomal replication initiator protein DnaA produces the protein MTNTEQDRWSRVKGRLRTSVGEDVYTSWFARMDLESVHDESVHLSVPTRFLKSWIQAHYAERVLSCWQAEMPEVHRIDLTVRSAIRAMAPVKEAAAPVEVRRVERNDGRSAPELRSFATAPVSASHDALGGSPLDPRLTFASFVVGRSNTLAHAAARQVAEGRRGDPVMFNPLYIHAGVGLGKTHLLQAVTWAGNSGGERKVLYLTAEKFMYGFVAALKTQTALAFKEALRGIDVLVIDDLQFLQGKSTQAEFCHTLNALIDAGRQVVIAADRPPSDLESLDDRVRSRLAGGLVVEMGSLGEELRLGILKSRVAAARAHHATFDVPEEVLDYLARTITHNGRDLEGAINRLLAHSKLNNQPVTLEMAEREVRDLIRPQEPKRIKIEDIQRVVARQYNVSRSDLLSSRRTANVVRPRQVAMYLAKTLTLRSLPEIGRRFGGRDHTTVLHAVRKIEALVAKDTTLSEEVESLKRQLQE, from the coding sequence ATGACGAACACGGAACAGGATCGCTGGTCGCGGGTAAAGGGACGTTTGCGGACGAGCGTTGGCGAGGACGTCTACACGAGCTGGTTCGCGCGGATGGATCTCGAGAGCGTGCACGATGAGAGCGTGCATCTGTCGGTTCCGACCCGGTTCCTCAAGAGCTGGATCCAGGCGCATTACGCCGAACGCGTGCTGTCCTGCTGGCAGGCCGAGATGCCCGAAGTACATCGCATCGACCTCACCGTGCGCTCGGCGATCCGCGCGATGGCCCCAGTAAAGGAAGCGGCTGCGCCGGTCGAAGTGCGCCGTGTCGAGCGCAATGACGGCCGTTCTGCGCCTGAACTGCGCTCGTTCGCGACGGCGCCGGTGTCCGCCAGCCATGACGCGCTTGGCGGCTCGCCGCTCGATCCGCGCCTGACCTTTGCAAGCTTCGTCGTCGGCCGTTCGAACACGCTGGCCCATGCGGCTGCGCGCCAGGTCGCGGAGGGTCGCCGCGGCGATCCCGTGATGTTCAACCCGCTCTACATCCATGCCGGCGTCGGCCTCGGCAAGACGCACCTGCTGCAAGCCGTGACCTGGGCCGGCAATTCCGGCGGCGAGCGCAAGGTGCTGTATCTCACCGCCGAGAAGTTCATGTACGGCTTCGTCGCGGCGCTGAAGACGCAGACGGCGCTGGCGTTCAAGGAGGCGCTGCGCGGCATCGACGTGCTGGTCATCGACGATCTGCAGTTCCTGCAAGGCAAGTCGACGCAGGCCGAGTTCTGCCACACGCTGAACGCGCTGATCGACGCCGGCCGCCAGGTCGTGATCGCCGCCGACCGTCCGCCGTCCGATCTCGAAAGCCTCGACGACCGCGTGCGCTCGCGGCTCGCCGGTGGCCTGGTGGTCGAGATGGGTTCGCTCGGCGAGGAACTGCGGCTTGGCATCCTGAAGTCGCGCGTCGCCGCGGCCCGCGCCCACCATGCGACCTTCGACGTGCCGGAGGAAGTGCTGGACTATCTGGCGCGCACCATCACTCACAACGGCCGCGACCTCGAAGGCGCGATCAACCGCCTCTTGGCGCACTCCAAGCTCAACAACCAGCCGGTGACGCTGGAGATGGCCGAGCGCGAGGTGCGCGACCTGATCCGCCCGCAGGAGCCGAAGCGGATCAAGATCGAGGACATCCAGCGCGTGGTCGCCCGGCAGTACAATGTCAGCCGCTCCGACCTCTTGTCGTCCCGCCGCACCGCCAACGTGGTGCGTCCGCGCCAGGTTGCGATGTATCTGGCCAAGACGCTGACCCTGCGTTCGCTGCCGGAGATCGGCCGGCGCTTCGGCGGCCGCGACCACACCACGGTGTTGCACGCGGTGCGCAAGATTGAGGCACTGGTCGCCAAGGACACGACGCTGTCAGAGGAAGTCGAATCGCTGAAGCGTCAGCTGCAGGAATAA
- the dnaN gene encoding DNA polymerase III subunit beta, which translates to MKVTVERAQLLKSLGHVHRVVERRNTIPILGNVLIRAEGAKLSLKATDLDLEVTETLAAETGTAGSTTVPAHMFYDIVRKLPDGSQIVLEADGDRSVLAVRAGRSRFTLQTLPESDFPGLAAGDMTHSFSLPASDIKRLIDRTQFAISTEETRYYLNGIYLHAAGSAKAATLRGVATDGHRLAQIDLALPKGATGMPGVIVPRKTVGEVQRLIEGDDAEISIELSDGKIRFTLGNVVLTSKLIDGTFPDYGRVIPQNNDKELVVDKKDFEAAVDRVSTISSERGRAVKLALSPGKLVLSVTNPDSGSATEELEVEYASDALDIGFNSRYLLDIAAQIEGEVAVLKLADPGSPTLVQDRDSKGALYVLMPMRV; encoded by the coding sequence ATGAAGGTCACCGTCGAGCGCGCGCAACTCCTGAAATCGCTGGGTCACGTTCACCGCGTGGTCGAGCGCCGCAACACCATCCCGATCCTCGGCAACGTGTTGATCCGCGCCGAGGGCGCCAAATTGTCGCTGAAGGCAACCGACCTCGATCTCGAGGTGACGGAGACCTTGGCCGCCGAGACCGGAACCGCCGGCTCGACCACGGTGCCCGCGCACATGTTCTATGACATCGTCCGCAAGCTGCCCGACGGCTCGCAGATCGTGCTGGAGGCCGACGGCGACCGCTCGGTGCTCGCGGTGCGCGCCGGCCGCTCGCGCTTCACGCTGCAGACGCTGCCCGAAAGCGATTTCCCGGGCCTTGCCGCCGGCGACATGACGCATTCGTTCTCGCTGCCGGCCTCCGACATCAAGCGGCTGATCGACCGCACCCAGTTTGCGATCTCGACCGAAGAGACCCGCTATTACCTCAACGGCATCTATCTGCACGCCGCCGGCAGCGCCAAGGCTGCGACCTTGCGCGGGGTTGCGACCGACGGCCATCGTCTGGCGCAGATCGACCTCGCGCTGCCCAAGGGCGCGACCGGCATGCCCGGCGTGATCGTCCCGCGCAAGACGGTCGGCGAGGTGCAGCGGCTGATCGAGGGCGACGACGCCGAGATCTCGATCGAGCTGTCGGATGGCAAGATCCGCTTCACGCTCGGCAATGTGGTGCTGACCTCGAAGCTGATCGACGGCACCTTCCCGGACTATGGCCGCGTCATTCCGCAGAACAACGACAAGGAACTGGTGGTCGACAAGAAGGATTTCGAGGCCGCCGTCGATCGCGTCTCGACCATTTCCAGCGAACGCGGCCGCGCGGTGAAGCTGGCATTGTCCCCCGGCAAGCTGGTGCTCTCGGTCACCAACCCGGATTCCGGCAGCGCCACCGAAGAGCTCGAGGTCGAATACGCCTCCGACGCGCTCGATATCGGTTTCAACTCGCGCTATCTGCTCGACATTGCTGCCCAGATCGAGGGCGAGGTCGCGGTGCTGAAGCTTGCCGATCCCGGCTCCCCGACCCTGGTGCAGGACCGCGACAGCAAGGGCGCGCTCTACGTGCTGATGCCGATGCGAGTGTGA
- a CDS encoding GIY-YIG nuclease family protein: MNYWVYILASKPGGTLYVGVTNNLVRRVYEHREGLAEGFTKRYGIKTLVYFEAHETIAAALQREKNIKHWSREWKIDLIVAGNPDWRDLYDEIVG, from the coding sequence ATGAACTATTGGGTATACATCCTCGCGAGCAAGCCCGGTGGAACTCTCTACGTTGGCGTGACCAATAATCTGGTCCGGCGAGTTTATGAGCATCGCGAGGGTCTGGCCGAAGGCTTTACCAAGCGGTACGGCATCAAGACCCTCGTCTACTTTGAGGCGCATGAGACAATCGCCGCGGCGCTTCAGCGCGAGAAAAACATCAAGCACTGGTCGCGTGAGTGGAAGATTGATCTGATCGTTGCCGGCAATCCCGACTGGCGAGACTTATATGATGAAATTGTCGGCTAG
- the recF gene encoding DNA replication/repair protein RecF (All proteins in this family for which functions are known are DNA-binding proteins that assist the filamentation of RecA onto DNA for the initiation of recombination or recombinational repair.) has protein sequence MTPSRIHRLSLTHFRNYRAATLQVAGDMVVLVGPNGAGKTNCMEAVSFLSPGRGLRRATLEDVADNQGDGSWAVSAEVEGALGLATLGTGIDPPTGEASNSRRCRIDREPVGSATAFGDHLRIVWLTPAMDGLFMGAASERRRFFDRLVLAIDSEHSSRVSALERSLRSRNRLLEVRNYDDHWCDAIERETAELAVAVAASRGQTAAKLAAMLHERGAASAFPSAEIMLDGWMENALLQEPATAVEDRYREILRASRPRDAAAGRTLDGPHLTDLQVVYAPKNIPARDASTGEQKALLIGLVLAHATMVAEMTGIVPLLLLDEVVAHLDPNRRKALFDELAKLGAQVWMTGADPAAFLDIGPTGEIFDVESGRATRRG, from the coding sequence ATGACCCCGTCCCGCATTCATCGCCTGTCGCTGACGCATTTCCGCAATTACCGGGCGGCGACGCTGCAGGTCGCGGGCGACATGGTGGTGCTGGTCGGGCCGAACGGCGCCGGCAAGACCAATTGCATGGAGGCGGTCTCGTTCCTGTCGCCGGGCCGCGGGCTGCGCCGCGCGACCTTGGAGGACGTCGCCGACAATCAGGGCGACGGCTCCTGGGCGGTCTCGGCCGAAGTCGAGGGCGCGCTCGGCCTCGCCACGCTCGGCACCGGCATCGATCCCCCGACCGGCGAGGCGAGCAACAGCCGGCGCTGCCGCATCGATCGCGAACCGGTGGGGTCCGCGACCGCCTTCGGCGACCATCTGCGCATCGTGTGGCTGACGCCGGCGATGGACGGCCTGTTCATGGGCGCCGCCTCCGAGCGGCGGCGCTTCTTCGACCGCCTGGTGCTGGCGATCGATTCCGAGCATTCCAGCCGGGTCTCGGCGCTGGAGCGCTCGCTACGCTCGCGCAACCGGCTGCTCGAGGTGCGCAACTACGACGACCATTGGTGTGATGCGATCGAGCGCGAGACCGCGGAGCTTGCGGTCGCGGTCGCAGCATCGCGCGGCCAGACCGCCGCCAAGCTCGCCGCGATGCTGCACGAGCGCGGCGCCGCCTCGGCCTTCCCGTCCGCCGAGATCATGCTCGACGGCTGGATGGAGAACGCGCTGCTGCAGGAGCCTGCGACCGCGGTGGAGGACCGCTACCGCGAGATCCTGCGCGCCAGCCGTCCGCGCGACGCCGCCGCCGGGCGCACGCTCGACGGACCGCATCTGACCGATCTGCAGGTGGTCTACGCGCCGAAGAACATACCGGCGCGCGATGCCTCGACCGGCGAGCAGAAAGCGCTCTTGATCGGGCTGGTGCTGGCGCATGCCACGATGGTCGCGGAGATGACCGGCATCGTGCCGCTGCTGCTGCTCGACGAGGTCGTCGCCCATCTCGATCCCAATAGGCGCAAGGCGCTGTTCGACGAACTCGCCAAGCTCGGCGCACAGGTTTGGATGACCGGCGCCGATCCTGCCGCCTTCCTCGATATCGGCCCGACGGGAGAGATTTTCGACGTTGAATCCGGCCGCGCCACACGGCGCGGCTAA
- the gyrB gene encoding DNA topoisomerase (ATP-hydrolyzing) subunit B: protein MTEPARQTPAESEHPIPAEYGAESIRVLKGLDAVRKRPGMYIGDTDDGSGLHHMVYEVVDNAIDEALAGHASRVLVTLNADNSVTVYDDGRGIPVGIHKGEGVSAAEVIMTQLHAGGKFDQNSYKVSGGLHGVGVSVVNALSSKLGLRIWRDDKEHYIEFAHGDAVAPLRVVGDAPGKRGTEVTFLASPETFKNIEYDFATLEHRLRELAFLNSGVHIVLSDMRHAVEKREEMHYSGGVEEFVKYLDRNKKAIVPAPIMVRAEANGIGVEAALWWNDSYHENVLCFTNNIPQRDGGTHLAGFRGALTRQVNGYAEANAKKEKIALTGDDCREGLTAVLSVKVPDPKFSSQTKDKLVSSEVRPVVENVLNEALAAWFEENPKEAKEIVGKVIQAAAAREAARKARELTRKNPLSVSSLPGKLADCQEKDPAKSELFIVEGDSAGGSAKQGRNREFQAVLPLRGKILNVERVRPDKMLSSEQIGTLITALGTGISDDFSVDKLRYHKIIVMTDADVDGAHIRTLLLTFFYRQMRSIIDGGFLYIAQPPLYKVSRGKSEQYLKDERALEDYLISTGLDECVFKPASGEDRSGRDLLSLVEDARTIRSVLRNLHSRYNRAVIEQAAIAGVLTPRITSDIATANSAADYIAKRLDAVADEVERGWIGTFTEGQGFQFERTVRGVKEVAVIDDAFLGSADARKLDEYATRLQEIYVRAGKLRRKDAEQTIHGPIDLFEAVTDAARKGVSLQRYKGLGEMNPEQLWETTLDTEARSLLQVKIKEVDEADDIFTKLMGDVVEPRRDFIQENSLSATIDI from the coding sequence ATGACTGAACCTGCCCGGCAGACACCTGCCGAATCTGAGCATCCCATTCCGGCTGAATATGGTGCGGAATCGATCCGGGTGCTGAAGGGCCTCGACGCCGTCCGCAAGCGGCCCGGCATGTATATCGGCGACACCGACGACGGTTCCGGCCTGCACCACATGGTCTACGAGGTCGTCGACAACGCGATCGACGAGGCGCTGGCGGGCCATGCAAGCCGCGTCCTGGTCACCCTCAACGCCGACAATTCCGTCACCGTGTACGACGACGGCCGCGGCATTCCGGTCGGCATCCACAAGGGCGAAGGCGTCTCCGCGGCCGAGGTCATCATGACCCAGCTCCACGCCGGCGGAAAGTTCGACCAGAACTCCTACAAGGTTTCCGGCGGTCTGCACGGCGTCGGCGTCTCCGTCGTCAACGCGCTGTCCAGCAAGCTCGGGCTGCGGATCTGGCGCGACGACAAGGAGCACTACATCGAATTCGCGCACGGCGATGCCGTGGCGCCGCTCAGGGTGGTCGGCGATGCCCCGGGCAAACGCGGCACCGAGGTCACCTTCCTCGCCTCGCCCGAGACCTTCAAGAACATCGAATATGATTTCGCGACGCTCGAGCACCGGCTGCGCGAGCTCGCCTTCCTCAATTCCGGCGTCCACATCGTGCTCTCCGACATGCGCCACGCGGTCGAGAAGCGCGAGGAGATGCACTATTCCGGCGGCGTCGAGGAATTCGTCAAATATCTCGACCGCAACAAGAAGGCGATCGTGCCGGCGCCGATCATGGTGCGCGCGGAAGCCAACGGCATCGGCGTCGAAGCCGCGCTGTGGTGGAACGACAGCTACCACGAGAACGTGCTGTGCTTTACCAACAACATCCCGCAGCGCGACGGCGGCACCCATCTGGCCGGCTTCCGCGGCGCGCTGACGCGCCAGGTCAACGGCTATGCCGAGGCCAATGCGAAGAAGGAAAAGATCGCGCTGACCGGCGACGATTGCCGCGAAGGTCTCACCGCGGTGCTGTCGGTGAAGGTGCCCGATCCGAAATTCTCGTCGCAAACCAAGGACAAGCTGGTGTCCTCGGAGGTTCGACCGGTGGTCGAGAACGTCCTGAATGAGGCGCTGGCGGCCTGGTTCGAGGAGAATCCGAAGGAAGCCAAGGAAATCGTCGGCAAGGTGATCCAGGCCGCCGCAGCCCGCGAGGCTGCGCGCAAGGCGCGCGAGCTGACCCGCAAGAATCCGCTCAGCGTCTCCTCGCTGCCCGGCAAGCTCGCCGACTGCCAGGAGAAGGATCCGGCGAAGTCCGAACTGTTCATCGTCGAGGGCGACTCGGCAGGCGGCAGCGCCAAGCAGGGCCGCAACCGCGAATTCCAGGCGGTGCTGCCGCTACGCGGCAAGATCCTCAATGTCGAGCGCGTGCGCCCCGACAAGATGCTGTCGTCGGAGCAGATCGGCACGCTGATCACCGCGCTCGGCACCGGCATCAGCGACGACTTCTCGGTCGACAAGCTGCGCTACCACAAGATCATCGTGATGACCGACGCCGACGTCGACGGCGCCCATATCCGCACGCTGCTGTTGACCTTCTTCTATCGCCAGATGCGCTCGATCATCGATGGCGGCTTTCTCTATATCGCCCAGCCGCCGCTCTATAAGGTCTCGCGCGGCAAGTCCGAGCAATATCTGAAGGACGAACGCGCGCTCGAGGATTACCTGATCTCGACCGGGCTCGACGAATGCGTCTTCAAGCCGGCCTCCGGCGAAGACCGCTCGGGCCGTGACTTGCTGTCGCTGGTCGAAGACGCCCGGACGATCCGCTCCGTGCTGCGCAACCTTCACAGCCGCTACAATCGCGCGGTGATCGAGCAGGCCGCGATCGCCGGCGTGCTGACCCCGAGAATCACCAGCGATATCGCGACCGCCAACTCCGCGGCTGATTACATCGCCAAGCGGCTGGACGCAGTTGCCGACGAAGTGGAGCGCGGCTGGATCGGCACCTTCACGGAAGGCCAGGGCTTCCAGTTCGAGCGCACCGTGCGCGGCGTCAAGGAAGTGGCCGTGATCGACGACGCGTTTCTCGGCTCGGCCGATGCACGCAAGCTCGACGAGTATGCGACCAGGCTGCAGGAGATCTACGTGCGGGCGGGCAAGCTCCGGCGCAAGGATGCCGAGCAGACCATTCACGGCCCGATCGACCTGTTCGAGGCCGTGACCGATGCCGCCCGCAAGGGCGTCTCGCTGCAGCGCTACAAAGGTCTCGGCGAGATGAACCCCGAGCAGCTGTGGGAGACCACGCTGGACACCGAGGCGCGCTCGCTGCTCCAGGTGAAGATCAAGGAGGTCGACGAGGCCGACGATATCTTCACCAAGCTGATGGGCGATGTGGTCGAACCGCGCCGCGATTTCATCCAGGAAAACTCGCTCAGCGCCACCATCGACATCTAG
- the murA gene encoding UDP-N-acetylglucosamine 1-carboxyvinyltransferase: MPPIQYIVEGGRRLSGTIEPSGNKNSALPIIAAALLTEHPVTLTNVPRIRDTETLVELCRSVGASAEWTKRNTLQIHAKEIRAADLDPALCARIRASILLAGPLLARCGEVALPPPGGDVIGRRRLDTHFLAFEQLGATVTATHRLEFRAARLKGADVFLDEPSVTATENALVAAVAARGTTYLRNAASEPHVQDLANFLVALGAKIEGIGTNTITVHGQATLGGTTYAIQPDHIEVGSLIGLAAVTRSPLRIARAGVEHLRSIRMGFERLGIVCGVEGDDLVVPSNQTMKIQDDFGGHVPKLEDQPWPAFPADLMSIAIVTATQCDGVILMHEKMFESRMFFVDNLIAMGGRIVLCDPHRAIVAGPSRLRGAPMNSPDIRAGMAMLLAAVCANGTSTINNADQIERGYERIDERLNALGAKIKRIPARS; encoded by the coding sequence GTGCCGCCGATCCAATACATCGTCGAAGGCGGCCGCCGCCTTTCGGGCACCATCGAGCCGTCGGGCAACAAGAACTCCGCGCTGCCGATCATCGCAGCTGCCCTGCTCACCGAGCATCCGGTCACGCTGACCAACGTGCCGCGCATTCGCGACACCGAAACGCTGGTCGAGCTGTGCCGCTCGGTCGGCGCCAGCGCCGAATGGACCAAGCGCAACACGCTGCAGATCCATGCCAAGGAGATCCGCGCCGCCGATCTCGATCCGGCTCTGTGCGCGCGGATCCGCGCCTCGATCCTGCTGGCAGGTCCGCTGCTCGCCCGCTGCGGCGAGGTCGCGTTGCCGCCGCCCGGCGGCGACGTGATCGGCCGCCGCCGGCTCGACACGCATTTTCTGGCCTTCGAGCAGCTCGGCGCCACGGTCACCGCGACGCACCGGCTGGAATTCCGCGCCGCGCGCCTGAAGGGCGCCGATGTGTTCCTCGACGAGCCCAGCGTCACCGCGACGGAGAACGCGCTGGTCGCCGCCGTCGCCGCCCGCGGCACCACCTATCTGCGCAACGCAGCCTCCGAGCCGCATGTGCAGGATCTCGCCAATTTCCTGGTCGCGCTTGGCGCAAAGATCGAAGGCATCGGTACCAACACCATCACCGTGCACGGCCAGGCGACGCTCGGCGGCACGACCTATGCGATCCAGCCCGACCATATCGAGGTCGGATCGCTGATCGGCCTTGCGGCGGTGACCCGCTCGCCGCTGCGCATCGCGCGCGCCGGCGTCGAGCATCTGCGCTCGATCCGGATGGGCTTTGAGCGGCTCGGCATCGTCTGCGGCGTCGAGGGCGACGACCTCGTCGTGCCGTCGAACCAGACCATGAAGATCCAGGACGATTTCGGCGGCCACGTGCCGAAGCTCGAGGACCAGCCCTGGCCCGCCTTCCCGGCGGACCTGATGTCGATTGCGATCGTCACCGCGACGCAGTGCGACGGCGTCATCCTGATGCACGAGAAGATGTTCGAGTCGCGGATGTTCTTCGTCGACAACCTGATCGCGATGGGTGGCCGGATCGTGCTGTGCGACCCGCACCGCGCGATCGTGGCCGGTCCGAGCCGGCTGCGCGGCGCGCCGATGAACTCGCCCGACATCCGCGCCGGTATGGCGATGCTGCTGGCCGCGGTGTGCGCCAACGGCACCTCCACCATCAACAATGCCGACCAGATCGAGCGCGGCTATGAGCGGATCGACGAACGGCTCAACGCGCTCGGCGCCAAGATCAAGCGGATACCAGCGCGATCGTGA
- a CDS encoding MATE family efflux transporter, which translates to MTCIDKIDPAASHAAVVPSRKLLTAELAETLKLAVPLALTQLGQIAMMTTDLAFIGRLGSENVAAAALAHTEYFVSFTIGMGMMAAVSPLAAQAFGARNPRVMRRSLRVGLWAAFFMVLPLMALPFQGERVLLALGQSQATAHLAQQYLFGLAWGILPALWFIAIRGFMSAVNRPEPVLWITLAAIPANALMVYLLLYGKWGMPELGMFGAGLATTIVNLGTFLAGVWFAARRRPFRKYHVFSRVWRIDWPLMGKLVAIGAPISIAFLLEYGLFGAAGLLMGLISTTALAAHQIALQIAAILFMVPFGVSMAATVRVGQAVGRRDTDAVQRAGFVAVALSGVFMSIMTLAVILARFEIAALFLGEASDATAQLTAMLLLIGATFFIADGVQTTTAGALRGMHDTRVPLLFATISYWLIGFASAYALAFWAGLQAPGVWIGLSLGTAVYATLLILRFRLLARRLIG; encoded by the coding sequence ATGACCTGCATCGACAAGATCGATCCGGCCGCGTCGCACGCGGCCGTCGTCCCCTCTCGCAAGCTGCTCACGGCCGAGCTCGCCGAAACGCTGAAGCTCGCGGTGCCGCTTGCGCTGACGCAGCTCGGACAGATCGCGATGATGACGACCGATCTCGCCTTCATCGGCCGGCTCGGCAGCGAGAACGTGGCTGCGGCGGCGCTGGCGCATACCGAGTATTTCGTCAGCTTCACCATCGGCATGGGCATGATGGCGGCGGTCTCGCCGTTGGCCGCGCAGGCGTTCGGCGCCCGCAACCCGCGCGTGATGCGGCGTTCGCTGCGCGTCGGGTTGTGGGCCGCCTTCTTCATGGTGCTGCCGCTGATGGCGCTGCCGTTCCAGGGCGAGCGCGTCCTGCTCGCGCTCGGCCAGAGCCAGGCCACCGCGCATCTGGCGCAGCAATATCTGTTCGGGCTCGCCTGGGGCATCCTGCCGGCGCTGTGGTTCATTGCGATCCGTGGCTTCATGAGCGCGGTGAACCGGCCGGAGCCGGTGCTGTGGATCACGCTCGCGGCGATCCCGGCCAATGCGCTGATGGTCTACCTGTTGCTCTACGGCAAATGGGGCATGCCCGAACTCGGCATGTTCGGCGCCGGGCTTGCGACCACGATCGTCAATCTCGGCACCTTCCTCGCCGGGGTGTGGTTCGCGGCGCGGCGCCGCCCGTTCCGCAAGTACCATGTCTTCAGCCGCGTGTGGCGCATCGACTGGCCGTTGATGGGCAAGCTTGTCGCCATCGGCGCGCCGATCTCGATCGCCTTCCTCCTGGAATACGGCCTGTTCGGCGCGGCCGGCCTGCTGATGGGGCTGATCAGCACCACGGCGCTGGCGGCGCACCAGATCGCGCTGCAGATCGCGGCGATCCTGTTCATGGTGCCGTTCGGCGTCAGCATGGCCGCCACCGTGCGGGTCGGCCAGGCGGTCGGCCGCCGTGACACCGACGCGGTGCAGCGTGCCGGCTTTGTCGCGGTCGCGCTCTCCGGCGTGTTCATGAGCATCATGACGCTCGCGGTAATCCTGGCGCGCTTCGAGATCGCGGCACTGTTCCTCGGCGAAGCTTCTGACGCCACCGCGCAGCTCACCGCGATGCTGCTCCTGATCGGCGCGACGTTCTTCATCGCCGATGGCGTGCAGACCACCACCGCCGGCGCGCTGCGCGGCATGCACGACACCCGGGTGCCGCTGCTGTTCGCGACCATCAGCTACTGGCTGATCGGGTTCGCGTCCGCCTACGCGCTCGCCTTCTGGGCCGGGCTCCAGGCGCCCGGCGTCTGGATCGGGCTGTCACTCGGGACTGCGGTTTATGCGACCCTCCTGATCTTGCGTTTCCGCCTGCTGGCACGCAGACTGATTGGATGA